The Deinococcus roseus genome contains a region encoding:
- a CDS encoding Type 1 glutamine amidotransferase-like domain-containing protein, translating into MHLFLLGNTPGLERVKEDFLALCGEKPRIAVLCAGEKWPRYAPHYLQVLTTAGAAEVQFIGEENGQLNPRKAHAILQGASGIVVGGGDTYLYQQHYVLSTLSDLIRQKVRAGVPYLGISAGAILSCLTCLIPEEDRTSPEQPHYLPGFGFMSTLVFPHFSEWDGFAELQAAAAELHMQEVWGLDEQAAAYFHDGTLHHTYGEWVWKVKPTGEAQKIMKDAPVLLD; encoded by the coding sequence ATGCATCTGTTTCTGCTTGGCAACACCCCCGGTCTGGAACGGGTCAAAGAGGATTTTCTGGCCCTGTGTGGAGAAAAACCTCGTATTGCTGTGCTGTGTGCCGGGGAAAAATGGCCCAGATACGCTCCCCATTACCTGCAGGTGCTGACCACAGCAGGAGCTGCAGAAGTGCAATTTATTGGCGAAGAAAACGGTCAATTGAACCCGAGAAAAGCCCACGCCATTTTGCAGGGGGCCAGTGGCATTGTGGTGGGCGGAGGCGACACCTACCTGTACCAGCAACATTATGTGCTGTCTACCCTCTCAGACCTGATCCGCCAGAAAGTGCGTGCAGGGGTACCTTACCTGGGGATTTCTGCTGGAGCCATCCTCAGTTGCCTGACCTGCCTGATTCCAGAAGAGGACCGCACTTCCCCAGAACAACCCCATTACCTGCCCGGATTTGGTTTCATGAGCACCCTGGTTTTTCCCCATTTCTCAGAATGGGATGGTTTTGCTGAATTGCAAGCTGCTGCAGCAGAACTCCACATGCAGGAGGTCTGGGGTCTGGATGAACAGGCTGCAGCGTACTTCCATGACGGCACCTTGCACCACACTTATGGCGAGTGGGTCTGGAAGGTCAAACCCACCGGTGAGGCGCAGAAAATCATGAAAGACGCTCCTGTCTTGCTGGACTGA
- the recO gene encoding DNA repair protein RecO, whose protein sequence is MRERYKNISGIILRRSTTPNGDMIVSLLTPRGKFKGVSRKAAPSPSTLKLNLFQHVTVQIYHRQQEDLGLLTQVKLEGALSQLVKPEVYPLASFLCELVDHVVVGEMDIPQTYDLLAGALRGLNSHDDPEWVALVMAFKLLGSLGMAHRTEDPQGTFFDADRGVLTSKNSGIRLSADSAAFLASVHNRTVRDLMEHPQPNRKDLWMVLEKFIVTHAGILKSFEVLRSVQ, encoded by the coding sequence ATGCGTGAACGCTACAAGAACATCTCGGGGATCATTCTGAGGCGCAGCACCACCCCCAATGGGGACATGATCGTGTCTCTCTTGACCCCCAGAGGAAAATTCAAAGGGGTCAGCCGCAAAGCTGCACCTTCTCCCAGCACCCTCAAACTGAACCTCTTTCAACATGTCACGGTGCAAATTTACCACCGGCAGCAGGAAGATCTGGGCCTGCTGACCCAGGTCAAACTGGAAGGAGCCCTCTCACAGCTGGTGAAACCAGAAGTTTATCCGCTGGCCAGTTTTCTGTGCGAACTGGTGGACCATGTGGTGGTTGGAGAAATGGACATCCCCCAGACCTACGACCTGCTGGCAGGCGCTTTGCGAGGCCTCAATTCCCATGATGACCCGGAATGGGTGGCCCTGGTGATGGCGTTCAAACTGCTGGGAAGCCTGGGCATGGCCCACCGCACCGAAGACCCTCAGGGCACATTTTTTGATGCAGACCGTGGGGTGCTCACCAGCAAGAATTCTGGCATCCGCCTTTCTGCCGACAGTGCGGCTTTCCTGGCTTCTGTGCACAACCGCACCGTGCGGGATCTGATGGAACATCCCCAGCCCAACCGCAAGGATCTGTGGATGGTGCTGGAGAAATTCATTGTGACCCACGCTGGAATCCTGAAGTCCTTTGAAGTGCTGCGCTCTGTGCAGTAA